The Mycobacteriales bacterium genome segment AAGCGAGCCCAGCGCCGGTCCCACGTGATTCTTGAGTTGAAGGCCGTAGAGCTGGGCGGTGTTCGGTGACACGTCTCCGACATCTGCAGCTTCCTCGATCGCGGCCAGCCAGATGACGGCCGCGTCCTTGAACAGAGACTCCGCGCTCAGGCCAGACCGCCCATTGGCCGTCGACCGGTCGCGCAGCGCCGTCAGCAGGTTGTTGCGGGCAATCGCCTGAGTAGATCCGGTCCGGGCGACCGGGCGGGTGACGCCGTCCGCGTCGCGATAGCTGGCTCTGGCGATGTGATTTCCACTGGGACTGACCGAGAACGTGATCCGTCCGTAGGTCCCGATCGGCAGGGGAGGGCGAGGCATCAGGCGTCCAAGTCCTCGAACCAGGTGCGGACGTTGTCCGGCTTCCAGCGCAGGTGCTTGCCGACCTTCCGTGCCTGCGGGCCGAACCCCTTGCGCCGCCACTGGTAGAGCGTCTGCACGGGGACCTGGAGGAACGCGGACACGTCGTCCGGCGTCCACATGCGCTCGTCTGTCGCTTCCATCGTGAGTCTCCTTCCT includes the following:
- a CDS encoding helix-turn-helix domain-containing protein, whose translation is MEATDERMWTPDDVSAFLQVPVQTLYQWRRKGFGPQARKVGKHLRWKPDNVRTWFEDLDA